One Henriciella litoralis genomic window carries:
- the cyoE gene encoding heme o synthase gives MSHVDMMDTKPEPVRYATAGDYLQLMKPRIMMLVVFTAFAGLVSAQGVTGIAMNPVMAAIATLAVALGSGAAGAINMWYDADIDAVMKRTSTRPIPSGAVPRDEALAMGLIMSGVSVLLMWLASNPLAAILLAVSIAYYGWFYTMLLKRRTPQNIVVGGAAGAFPPVIGWAAVTGNAPLDAWLLFAIIFFWTPPHFWALSLLAHGEYAKADVPMLPVTHGAKTTRNHILGYSILLAPLAVLPVLTGLGGWIYGITATLLGAGFLWLAFGVWRSEAGDAGAPTADLKRAKGLFAYSILYLFVLFAALIVEHGFGLFFPILVTS, from the coding sequence ATGTCTCACGTGGATATGATGGATACCAAGCCTGAACCGGTCCGTTATGCGACGGCCGGAGATTACCTGCAGCTGATGAAGCCGCGCATCATGATGCTGGTGGTTTTTACCGCTTTTGCCGGACTCGTCTCGGCTCAAGGCGTTACCGGCATCGCGATGAATCCTGTCATGGCAGCCATTGCGACCCTTGCTGTTGCGCTCGGTTCCGGGGCGGCTGGCGCCATAAATATGTGGTATGACGCCGACATCGATGCCGTCATGAAGCGCACGTCGACGCGGCCCATCCCATCAGGCGCGGTGCCACGCGATGAGGCGCTGGCCATGGGCCTCATCATGTCGGGCGTTTCGGTCCTGCTGATGTGGCTCGCGTCCAATCCGCTCGCTGCCATTCTGCTTGCTGTCTCGATCGCCTATTATGGCTGGTTCTACACAATGCTGCTCAAACGGCGCACGCCACAGAATATTGTGGTCGGAGGCGCTGCTGGCGCATTTCCCCCCGTCATCGGTTGGGCCGCAGTCACGGGCAATGCGCCGCTGGATGCCTGGTTGCTGTTTGCGATCATCTTTTTCTGGACACCGCCGCACTTCTGGGCGCTCAGCCTTCTGGCGCATGGCGAATATGCAAAGGCAGATGTGCCGATGCTGCCGGTCACGCATGGTGCGAAAACCACGCGTAATCATATTCTAGGATATTCGATCCTGCTGGCACCGCTGGCTGTATTGCCGGTGCTGACCGGTCTTGGGGGCTGGATCTACGGCATCACTGCGACGCTGCTTGGCGCAGGGTTCCTCTGGCTGGCCTTTGGAGTCTGGCGCAGTGAGGCGGGCGATGCTGGTGCACCGACCGCCGATCTCAAGCGCGCGAAGGGGCTATTTGCCTATTCAATCCTGTACCTGTTTGTGCTGTTCGCGGCGCTCATTGTTGAGCATGGCTTCGGGCTGTTCTTTCCAATCCTGGTGACGTCATGA
- a CDS encoding cytochrome c oxidase assembly protein, with protein MKNSTIGIGFGAICVGMLGLAFASKPLYDTFCRVTGYGGTTQIAEAAPTDILEREIEVRFDANVAGAPILFRPLQTSMKIRLGEHGLAFYEATNTSDRDVSLMASYNVTPHKAGLYFNKLECFCFTERIIKAGETKKLPVVYFLSPDMDDESNMADVRTITLSYTFYQTDSFEGAANSAALN; from the coding sequence ATGAAGAACAGTACGATTGGAATCGGTTTTGGCGCGATCTGCGTCGGAATGCTCGGCCTCGCCTTTGCATCCAAGCCGCTCTACGACACATTCTGCCGCGTGACCGGATATGGTGGCACCACGCAAATCGCTGAAGCTGCCCCGACGGATATACTGGAACGAGAGATCGAGGTCCGGTTTGACGCCAATGTCGCCGGTGCGCCAATCCTGTTCCGTCCTCTGCAAACAAGCATGAAGATCCGGCTCGGCGAGCATGGTCTTGCTTTTTACGAGGCGACAAACACGTCCGACCGTGATGTGAGCCTGATGGCGTCCTACAATGTGACGCCGCACAAAGCAGGCCTCTACTTCAACAAGCTGGAGTGTTTCTGCTTCACGGAGCGGATCATCAAGGCGGGCGAGACGAAAAAACTGCCTGTCGTCTATTTTTTGTCACCTGACATGGACGACGAAAGCAATATGGCGGATGTGCGTACGATAACGCTGTCCTATACTTTTTATCAAACTGACAGCTTTGAAGGTGCGGCGAATTCGGCTGCACTCAATTGA
- a CDS encoding cytochrome c oxidase subunit 3: MAHDEVKHDYHLVNPSPWPLLGSMAMIVLALGAVTFMKGLFGMPEGTPWLLLFGFLCVGYVMFGWWGEVIKEGREGDHTPVVQIGLKYGMILFIASEIMFFVAWFWGFFEFAIFHSARIGASYDASNPLYAEALQAVGGQWPPAGVELFDPFHLPLMNTLVLLLSGTTVTAAHHALQHDNRKTAISMLALTVVLGLAFTGLQVLEYTHAGFTYDGTIYGSAFFMATGFHGAHVVIGTIFLFVCLVRLMTGGMSAKKHLGFEFAAWYWHFVDVVWLFLFAFVYVIPYLVLGH, encoded by the coding sequence ATGGCACACGACGAAGTGAAACACGACTACCACCTTGTGAACCCATCACCATGGCCGTTGCTCGGGTCCATGGCGATGATCGTTCTGGCGCTGGGCGCCGTTACATTCATGAAAGGCCTTTTCGGCATGCCCGAGGGAACGCCGTGGTTGCTGCTCTTCGGCTTCCTCTGCGTCGGTTACGTCATGTTCGGCTGGTGGGGCGAAGTCATCAAGGAAGGCCGCGAAGGTGATCACACGCCGGTTGTCCAGATCGGTCTGAAATATGGCATGATCCTGTTTATCGCGTCGGAAATCATGTTCTTCGTTGCGTGGTTCTGGGGCTTTTTCGAATTTGCGATTTTCCACAGTGCCCGTATCGGCGCTTCGTATGATGCATCTAACCCGCTATACGCTGAGGCGCTTCAGGCTGTCGGCGGCCAGTGGCCACCTGCTGGTGTCGAACTGTTCGATCCGTTCCACCTGCCGCTGATGAACACGCTGGTGCTTTTGCTGTCTGGTACAACTGTGACGGCCGCGCACCATGCGCTTCAGCATGACAACCGCAAGACGGCGATCAGCATGCTTGCGCTTACCGTTGTGCTTGGTCTCGCTTTCACAGGACTTCAGGTCCTCGAATACACCCATGCTGGTTTCACCTATGACGGGACGATCTACGGCTCTGCCTTCTTTATGGCGACCGGCTTTCATGGCGCCCACGTTGTCATCGGTACGATCTTCCTGTTCGTCTGCCTCGTTCGTCTCATGACGGGCGGAATGAGCGCGAAGAAACATCTCGGCTTTGAGTTTGCGGCCTGGTACTGGCACTTCGTTGACGTCGTCTGGCTGTTCCTGTTCGCCTTTGTGTACGTCATTCCGTATCTCGTGCTGGGGCACTAG
- a CDS encoding DUF983 domain-containing protein codes for MSRRISPISAGLGCRCPACGEGPVFKSYLELAPRCTACGADFSKADAGDGPAFFVMFLLGILIMPPVLLVQALFSPPVWVHLLIWTPVIVLLAVLLLRPFKSLMFALQWKNDASQASWVDKDDSGS; via the coding sequence ATGTCACGACGCATTTCACCCATTAGTGCTGGGCTCGGCTGCCGGTGCCCGGCCTGTGGTGAAGGCCCCGTTTTCAAATCCTATCTGGAGTTGGCGCCGCGCTGTACCGCGTGCGGCGCTGACTTCTCAAAGGCTGATGCCGGAGACGGGCCCGCCTTTTTCGTGATGTTTCTTCTGGGCATATTGATCATGCCCCCAGTCTTGTTGGTGCAGGCGCTGTTTTCGCCGCCCGTCTGGGTACATCTCCTGATCTGGACTCCCGTGATTGTTCTGCTGGCCGTTTTGCTGCTGCGACCGTTCAAATCGCTGATGTTTGCGCTGCAATGGAAGAATGACGCGTCTCAGGCCTCCTGGGTCGACAAGGATGACAGCGGGTCATGA
- a CDS encoding SURF1 family cytochrome oxidase biogenesis protein translates to MTFKPMPILSVFTLVSLIILIVLGNWQYGRYSEKLNSAPEQQAQFSDVTVEIDTSNPGMAQQVYGIVDGEAVWRRYVPGRIDGQGDIVLVLWDATSGTAPVQLPISDTGPYLRRANVFTRPAHKTSMSSASSPEENQWYGFDSSKLLARLGYEQSNARVVEPDLITLRLAEDASRSRRTDNPYAFERPRDPLPPERHFGYALTWWGLGAGLLVVYLAFHHSQGRLKFKD, encoded by the coding sequence ATGACCTTCAAGCCAATGCCGATTCTTTCAGTGTTCACCCTGGTGAGCCTGATAATTCTCATTGTGCTGGGAAACTGGCAGTACGGGCGATACAGCGAAAAGCTGAATAGTGCGCCGGAACAACAGGCCCAGTTTTCTGATGTGACTGTTGAAATTGATACGAGCAATCCCGGCATGGCCCAGCAGGTCTACGGGATCGTGGATGGCGAGGCGGTGTGGCGCCGGTACGTCCCCGGCCGGATCGACGGGCAGGGCGACATTGTGCTCGTGCTCTGGGATGCGACATCGGGCACAGCGCCCGTGCAGCTGCCCATATCGGATACGGGACCATATTTGCGCCGGGCGAACGTCTTTACGCGCCCAGCGCACAAGACCAGCATGTCGAGTGCGAGCTCGCCCGAAGAGAATCAGTGGTACGGCTTCGATTCATCAAAGCTTTTGGCTCGGCTAGGATATGAGCAGTCGAATGCCCGGGTTGTGGAGCCAGATCTGATCACGCTCCGGCTTGCCGAAGATGCGTCGCGGTCGAGGCGAACCGACAATCCATACGCCTTCGAGCGACCGCGAGACCCATTGCCACCGGAACGCCATTTCGGTTACGCACTCACCTGGTGGGGGCTTGGCGCAGGTCTGCTCGTCGTTTATCTGGCGTTCCATCATTCGCAAGGCCGTTTGAAGTTCAAGGACTAG
- the thrC gene encoding threonine synthase, translated as MKFISTRGQASPVGFVDACLAGLAPDGGLYVPEFWPRIEPAGPKESYVSVASRVIAAFADGELTTDEINGICERAYAGFAHQSVAPLVQWGSNAFIMELHHGPTLAFKDIAMQLIAQLFDHVLAARGARMSVTCATSGDTGGAAAAAFAGASQVDLFILHPFERVSPVQRLFMTTTGASNVHNIAIDGDFDACQSIVKSLFADRDFVDETGLSGVNSINWARIAAQSVYYATAQAALGSDRPLKFIVPSGNMGDALAGYVAARCGLLNGFEAVCAVNENETLKTLFESGRMVRTPAIATPSPAMDISVPSNFERIAFEVSGRDPEAIRQIYAGFAQSGDVELPEKIRGPLSCSGLSAQSVSNSTTLDEMRKLLQETGWLICPHTAVGTQVARQLFGDDDATIVVLSTAHAAKFPETVLEATGADAPLPARVANVADRPEVFDRLSSDPTVVRDYIRQRQRD; from the coding sequence ATGAAATTCATCTCAACCCGCGGGCAGGCGAGCCCGGTCGGATTTGTTGACGCTTGCCTGGCTGGGCTGGCGCCGGATGGCGGGCTTTACGTCCCTGAATTCTGGCCGCGCATTGAGCCGGCAGGCCCGAAGGAATCATATGTGTCCGTCGCATCACGCGTTATCGCGGCGTTTGCAGACGGCGAACTCACTACCGACGAAATCAACGGCATCTGCGAGCGCGCCTATGCAGGCTTTGCGCATCAGTCCGTCGCGCCGCTGGTCCAGTGGGGATCGAATGCGTTCATCATGGAATTGCATCACGGCCCCACGCTGGCATTCAAAGACATTGCGATGCAGCTAATCGCGCAGTTGTTTGATCATGTCCTCGCGGCGCGCGGCGCGCGGATGAGCGTGACCTGCGCGACGTCTGGCGACACAGGCGGCGCTGCTGCGGCGGCGTTCGCGGGTGCCTCACAGGTCGATCTTTTCATTCTGCATCCGTTTGAGCGTGTTTCACCGGTTCAGCGCCTTTTCATGACGACGACGGGCGCGTCCAACGTTCACAACATCGCGATTGATGGTGATTTCGATGCCTGTCAGTCGATTGTGAAGTCCTTGTTTGCCGATCGCGATTTCGTGGATGAGACCGGACTATCGGGCGTCAACTCGATCAACTGGGCGAGAATTGCGGCGCAGTCGGTCTACTACGCGACGGCCCAGGCTGCGCTTGGCTCTGACCGCCCATTGAAGTTCATCGTGCCCAGCGGGAACATGGGCGATGCGCTGGCTGGCTATGTCGCCGCGCGATGTGGATTGCTGAATGGCTTTGAAGCTGTTTGCGCTGTCAATGAAAACGAGACGCTGAAGACTCTGTTCGAAAGCGGCCGCATGGTGCGCACGCCAGCCATTGCGACCCCAAGCCCGGCAATGGATATCTCCGTGCCGAGCAACTTTGAGCGTATCGCGTTTGAGGTATCAGGTCGTGACCCGGAGGCTATCCGGCAGATCTATGCCGGGTTTGCGCAATCCGGCGACGTTGAGCTGCCGGAAAAGATCCGTGGACCACTGTCCTGTAGCGGTCTCTCCGCCCAATCGGTCTCAAACTCAACGACACTCGATGAGATGCGGAAGCTGCTCCAGGAGACAGGTTGGCTGATTTGCCCGCATACGGCGGTTGGCACGCAGGTGGCCCGTCAGTTGTTCGGCGATGATGACGCCACTATTGTGGTGCTGTCGACGGCGCATGCGGCGAAGTTCCCCGAAACCGTCCTTGAGGCGACGGGCGCCGACGCGCCTTTGCCGGCACGTGTTGCAAATGTCGCTGATCGCCCTGAGGTCTTTGATCGCCTCAGCTCTGACCCGACAGTGGTACGCGACTATATTCGCCAAAGGCAGCGCGACTGA
- a CDS encoding EAL domain-containing protein — MVKDSDISAGSWSWDATTNKLSIETQTSAGLDEIAGVWSLQSIGHVLDGLSLRRLRQALEMKQEDYRHLLCSLSLSDGKIVRMVGHFAENGNGSGSLLKAYRRHDEIRSSPGPALEAVFQPIVSLSTGEIAGFEALARWQGNAPGNHSGSDGTGDEALAPSMLIRASEALAKWCSSAPGKDVFVNVNLTGRDLARPDIPDLVAALVSGHGFEPGQLRIELTEQAALRDAMQALEVVETLRAAGAGLILDDFGSGHSSFSWLAALPADGLKVDAELIRQLDKPRVETILQGVTEIAAKLGMSSTAEGIEDLGMIKTLRGLGFDYAQGFAFSKPVGADQASAFLKA, encoded by the coding sequence ATGGTTAAGGATTCGGATATTTCAGCGGGTAGCTGGTCGTGGGATGCTACGACCAACAAGCTGTCTATCGAAACCCAGACGTCTGCCGGACTAGATGAAATTGCGGGCGTTTGGTCCTTACAGTCGATCGGTCATGTTCTCGACGGATTGAGCCTGCGCCGATTGCGTCAGGCTTTGGAAATGAAGCAGGAGGATTATCGTCACCTCCTGTGTTCGCTGTCGCTTTCGGACGGAAAAATCGTTCGCATGGTGGGGCATTTTGCTGAGAACGGGAACGGCTCGGGCTCACTTCTCAAAGCGTATCGCCGCCATGACGAGATCAGAAGCAGCCCAGGACCGGCGCTTGAGGCGGTATTTCAGCCGATTGTGTCGCTGTCGACTGGCGAGATTGCCGGCTTTGAGGCGCTCGCGCGTTGGCAAGGCAATGCCCCCGGCAATCATTCTGGCTCAGATGGAACAGGCGACGAAGCTCTTGCGCCGAGTATGCTGATACGCGCCAGCGAAGCTTTGGCGAAATGGTGCTCATCTGCGCCCGGGAAAGACGTTTTCGTCAACGTCAATTTGACCGGCCGGGATCTTGCGCGACCGGACATACCCGATCTGGTTGCAGCGCTTGTCTCAGGCCATGGGTTTGAGCCTGGTCAGCTGCGCATTGAGTTGACAGAGCAAGCCGCCCTTAGGGATGCCATGCAGGCTCTTGAAGTAGTTGAAACGCTGAGAGCGGCCGGAGCAGGGCTCATTCTCGATGATTTCGGCTCAGGCCATTCGTCTTTTTCATGGCTCGCGGCGTTGCCGGCAGATGGTTTGAAAGTTGATGCGGAGCTCATCCGGCAACTCGACAAGCCGAGAGTTGAGACCATTCTTCAGGGGGTCACAGAAATTGCCGCGAAACTGGGTATGAGCTCAACGGCTGAGGGCATTGAGGATCTCGGCATGATCAAGACATTGCGCGGGCTTGGGTTCGACTATGCGCAGGGTTTTGCGTTTTCAAAACCGGTTGGGGCCGATCAGGCCTCAGCGTTCCTCAAAGCGTGA
- a CDS encoding YqgE/AlgH family protein, whose product MIEDLTGKILISMPGIEDSRFARALILVCAHEPDYAMGIVLNKPIDDLTLPQLLTQLGIEQDIRLPEDAVLSGGPVGTDRGFVVHTGDFHCDGATLDISHDFCLTATKDILLAIASGDAPRESVMALGYSGWGAGQLEDEIASHTWIVGEPIPDLVYGDSHDGKWARALQLLGIDAARLHSSGGTA is encoded by the coding sequence ATGATTGAGGATCTGACTGGCAAAATCCTGATTTCAATGCCCGGCATTGAAGATTCAAGATTCGCGCGTGCGCTCATTCTCGTTTGCGCGCACGAACCAGATTACGCGATGGGCATCGTCCTGAACAAACCCATCGATGACCTAACCCTTCCACAACTGCTGACACAACTCGGGATCGAGCAGGATATTCGCCTCCCTGAGGACGCTGTACTGAGTGGTGGCCCAGTGGGGACTGATCGCGGCTTTGTGGTGCATACGGGCGACTTTCACTGCGACGGCGCCACGCTGGATATCAGCCACGATTTCTGCCTGACGGCCACAAAAGATATCCTGCTCGCGATCGCGTCCGGCGATGCGCCGCGCGAATCGGTGATGGCGCTCGGCTATTCCGGTTGGGGCGCAGGACAGCTGGAGGATGAAATTGCCTCTCACACCTGGATCGTTGGGGAACCGATACCCGACCTTGTCTACGGCGACAGCCATGACGGAAAATGGGCCCGCGCCCTGCAGCTTCTGGGGATTGATGCGGCCCGCCTGCATTCGAGTGGCGGAACCGCATAG
- a CDS encoding peroxiredoxin, translated as MTIKQGEKLPDAVLMEMTDNGPEPRKTGDIFAGKTVALFAVPGAFTPTCSAKHLPGFIEKAEALHGKGVDDIVCTSVNDVFVMNAWGEQAKTGGKVRMLADGNGAFAKALGLEMDATGFGMGARSKRYSMLVKDGVVEELNVEDGGEYKVSSADYLLGQI; from the coding sequence ATGACAATCAAACAAGGTGAAAAGCTGCCTGACGCAGTTCTCATGGAAATGACCGACAACGGCCCGGAACCGCGCAAGACGGGCGATATCTTTGCCGGCAAGACGGTTGCGCTCTTCGCGGTACCCGGCGCTTTCACGCCGACATGTTCAGCCAAGCATCTTCCCGGTTTCATTGAGAAGGCGGAAGCGCTTCACGGCAAGGGTGTCGACGATATCGTCTGTACGTCCGTCAACGATGTGTTCGTGATGAATGCCTGGGGTGAGCAAGCCAAGACGGGCGGCAAGGTTCGTATGCTGGCAGACGGCAATGGCGCATTTGCCAAGGCGCTTGGTCTGGAAATGGACGCCACAGGCTTTGGTATGGGCGCCCGCTCCAAACGCTATTCGATGCTCGTCAAGGACGGCGTCGTTGAAGAGTTGAACGTGGAAGATGGCGGCGAATACAAGGTTTCGAGCGCTGACTATCTGCTGGGCCAGATTTAA
- a CDS encoding SPFH domain-containing protein: MEPSYIVAVILAVAGLVLLVSAVKVVPQGYNYTVENFGRYTNTLSPGLHFIVPFYQRIGRRMNMMESVLDIPTQEVITKDNAMVSCDAVVFIQVIDPVSAAYEVNNLQNAIENLSLTNIRTVVGSMDLDEVLSNRDEINARLLNVVDAATNPWGVKVTRIEIADLTPPADITEAMARQMKAERLKRAEILTAEGDKQSAILKAEGAKQSQILEAEGRREAAFRDAEAREREAEAEAKATAMVSEAIAKGDVNAINYFLGQQYVMAFEKLATSQSQKTVIIPAEFSSIIGTIEGIKGLTDSAAASRSQTGGAVPPTRRGRD; encoded by the coding sequence ATGGAACCGTCATATATCGTCGCCGTCATACTCGCGGTGGCTGGCCTGGTGCTGCTGGTGTCTGCGGTGAAGGTCGTCCCGCAGGGCTATAATTACACCGTTGAGAATTTCGGCCGGTACACCAACACGCTGTCGCCGGGCCTGCATTTCATCGTGCCGTTCTACCAGCGGATCGGTCGTCGCATGAACATGATGGAAAGCGTTCTGGATATCCCGACGCAGGAAGTCATCACCAAGGATAACGCCATGGTGTCGTGTGACGCGGTGGTCTTCATCCAGGTGATTGATCCGGTTTCTGCCGCGTACGAAGTGAACAATCTTCAGAACGCGATTGAAAATTTGTCCCTGACCAACATCCGGACAGTTGTTGGTTCAATGGATCTTGATGAGGTTCTCTCCAATCGCGACGAGATCAATGCGCGGCTTCTGAACGTTGTCGATGCCGCAACCAATCCGTGGGGTGTGAAGGTTACCCGGATCGAGATTGCCGATCTCACACCGCCAGCAGATATTACCGAAGCTATGGCGCGCCAGATGAAGGCCGAACGTCTGAAACGGGCGGAAATTCTCACGGCGGAAGGCGACAAGCAGTCTGCCATCCTGAAAGCCGAAGGCGCCAAGCAGAGCCAGATCCTTGAGGCTGAGGGCCGACGGGAAGCGGCGTTCCGCGACGCTGAAGCGCGTGAGCGTGAGGCAGAGGCTGAAGCCAAGGCGACAGCCATGGTCTCCGAAGCTATCGCCAAGGGTGACGTCAACGCGATCAACTACTTCCTCGGCCAGCAATACGTGATGGCGTTTGAGAAGCTCGCGACATCGCAGAGCCAAAAGACGGTCATCATCCCGGCGGAGTTCAGCTCCATCATCGGTACGATTGAAGGCATCAAGGGCCTGACCGACAGTGCTGCGGCTAGTCGTTCTCAGACGGGCGGCGCGGTGCCACCAACACGGCGGGGGCGGGACTAG
- a CDS encoding NfeD family protein: protein MDALIDLMWPTNAWHWLGIGLILLAIEMAVGTFDLLWIAIAAAATSVFAAIAPGSISGWEGQLVLFAVASIGLLVFGRTVFADIRMNAAEHPTLNKRMSRAVGKTGTAMSDFVAGAGRVRLGDTDWSAETVDGSNPVAGANVVVEATAGNALRVRAA from the coding sequence ATGGATGCACTGATTGATCTCATGTGGCCGACGAATGCCTGGCACTGGCTAGGTATTGGATTGATCCTGCTGGCAATCGAAATGGCCGTTGGCACGTTCGATCTGCTCTGGATTGCGATTGCTGCAGCAGCGACGTCGGTGTTTGCCGCCATCGCACCGGGAAGCATCAGCGGCTGGGAAGGACAGCTTGTCCTCTTCGCGGTCGCGTCGATCGGCCTGCTTGTTTTCGGCCGAACCGTGTTCGCCGATATACGGATGAACGCCGCTGAACACCCAACGCTGAACAAACGAATGAGCCGCGCCGTGGGAAAGACCGGGACGGCGATGAGCGATTTCGTTGCTGGAGCCGGGCGCGTACGTCTTGGCGATACGGACTGGTCTGCTGAAACCGTAGATGGCAGCAATCCGGTTGCTGGCGCGAATGTGGTCGTTGAGGCGACGGCGGGCAATGCGCTTAGAGTTCGCGCGGCCTGA
- the xseA gene encoding exodeoxyribonuclease VII large subunit, which yields MTDTPASNITELTVSELAGSLKKTIETNFDHVRVRGELGRVTIARSGHMYADIKDDKAVLNTVMWKGSVSRLPFKPEEGLEVVAEGRLSIYAGRSNYQMIADFMRPAGAGALMALLEERKKKLAAEGLFDERHKKRLPYLPRTVGVVTSPTGAVIRDILHRIRERFPVRVILWPALVQGDSAAGQIEAAIRGFNAMTGDDRPDVLIVGRGGGSIEDLWPFNEENVVRAAFESEIPLISAVGHETDTTLIDYVSDARAPTPTGAAEIAVPVRSDLLLSIEERGQSLKRALARRVRHDRDRLRASRLPRLETLLTQKNQRIDHLDASLRSGLSGAIKSKQIIFARSAGRLRIEPLKLEARRARQALGEASSRATPALKRKIESHRTALASKANLLQALSYQATLDRGFAIVKDASGDVLRTSDGLAPGQALSVTLADGSFDAEVTSDSQKPKPTPKKPAPAKTPAPPKPDTPQGSLF from the coding sequence GTGACCGACACCCCCGCCTCGAACATCACAGAATTGACGGTTTCTGAACTTGCCGGAAGCCTCAAGAAGACCATCGAGACGAATTTCGATCATGTGCGCGTTCGCGGCGAACTTGGCCGTGTGACGATCGCCCGATCCGGCCACATGTATGCCGACATCAAGGACGACAAGGCGGTCCTCAACACAGTGATGTGGAAAGGCTCGGTCTCGCGCCTGCCCTTCAAGCCAGAGGAAGGTCTGGAAGTTGTCGCCGAAGGGCGGCTCTCCATCTATGCTGGCCGCTCAAACTATCAGATGATCGCGGACTTCATGCGCCCGGCCGGTGCCGGCGCGCTCATGGCGCTGTTGGAAGAGCGCAAGAAGAAGCTCGCCGCCGAAGGACTGTTCGACGAACGTCACAAAAAGCGCCTGCCCTATCTTCCGCGTACGGTCGGCGTCGTCACAAGCCCGACCGGTGCTGTGATCCGCGACATCCTTCACCGCATCCGTGAGCGCTTCCCCGTCCGCGTCATTCTCTGGCCTGCCCTCGTGCAGGGCGATTCCGCGGCCGGGCAGATCGAGGCTGCCATTCGCGGCTTCAATGCGATGACCGGCGATGACCGTCCCGATGTCTTGATCGTCGGGCGTGGCGGCGGCTCGATTGAGGACCTCTGGCCGTTCAACGAAGAGAACGTCGTCCGCGCAGCCTTCGAGAGCGAAATTCCACTGATCTCTGCCGTCGGCCACGAAACCGACACCACGCTCATCGACTACGTCTCCGATGCCCGCGCACCGACGCCGACCGGCGCCGCGGAAATCGCTGTACCCGTTCGCTCTGACCTTCTGCTGTCGATTGAAGAACGCGGCCAAAGCCTGAAACGCGCCCTCGCCCGCCGGGTGCGCCACGACCGCGACCGCCTGCGTGCCTCGCGCCTGCCGCGCCTTGAAACGCTGCTGACGCAAAAGAACCAGCGCATCGATCATCTGGATGCCAGCCTGCGCTCAGGCCTCTCCGGAGCCATCAAGTCCAAGCAGATCATCTTCGCACGTTCAGCCGGCAGGCTACGTATAGAGCCACTCAAACTTGAGGCCCGGCGCGCGCGTCAGGCGCTTGGCGAAGCGTCCAGTCGCGCGACGCCGGCATTGAAGCGAAAGATTGAGAGCCACAGAACGGCACTCGCCTCAAAAGCGAATTTGCTTCAGGCGCTCTCCTATCAGGCGACACTGGATCGCGGCTTTGCGATCGTCAAAGATGCGTCAGGCGACGTGCTGAGAACGAGCGACGGCCTTGCGCCAGGCCAGGCTCTATCGGTAACGCTGGCCGATGGCTCATTTGACGCTGAGGTCACGTCCGACTCTCAAAAGCCCAAACCAACGCCGAAAAAGCCCGCACCCGCGAAAACGCCTGCGCCGCCAAAACCGGACACGCCGCAGGGGAGTCTCTTCTAG